The window ATCCGCGCGCGCGGATCGTAGAGGCAGCAGGCGACGCAGCTGCCCAGCACCGTCGTCAGCACGACGGTGGGATCGCGCGATACCCGGCTCGTCCCCTGGCTCACGCTGATCCTCTGTTCGCGGACGGCGTTCAGCGGCTGCACAGCGCCAGGATCCGGTTCGCGATCTGGTCGATCGACTGTTCTTCCTCGACCGCGCCGATCTGCGCGGCGGCGCGCGGCATGCCGTAAACGACGCAGCTCGCCTCATTCTGCCCGATCGTGCGGCATCCGGCTTCGCGCATCTCGGCCAGGCCCGACGCGCCGTCGCGGCCCATGCCGGTCAGGATCACACCGACCGCCTTGTCGCCCATATTCTGCGCGACCGAACGGAACAACACATCAACCGAGGGGCGATGCCCGCTGACCGGCGATGCTTCGACCAGCCGGCAATGCGGCGACGATCCGCCACGCACCATCAGGTGCCGGGTTCCGCCGGGCGCGATATAGACGTGGCCGGGCCGCAGCGGCATTTCGTCCGCCGCCTCCACGACCTTCGGCGCGCACAGCGAATCGAGCCGGCCTGCGAAGGATTTGGTGAAGCTGCCCGGCATATGCTGGACAACCACGGTCGGCGGGCAATTGGCGGGGAAACCCGATAGCAGGGTCGCCAGCGCCTCGACGCCGCCGGTCGACGCGCCGATCGCGACGATGCGATCATCACCCTGAAAGCTGGCCGGCTGCACCGTCGCGCGCATGCTGCGGCCAAGACCAAGGCGGCGGCGGCTGCGCGCGGCCTGCTTGACCATTTCGGCCAGCTTGCCGTCGTCGAGCGCGAGCACATCCTGCAACCGCCCTTCGGGCTTGGCGAAGCAATCGACCGCGCCGAGTTCGAGCGCGCGGACGGTCGCCTCCGCACCCTTGGTCGTCAGCGTCGAACACATCACCACCGGGGTCGGGCGCAGGCGCATCAGGCGATCGAGGAAATCGAGGCCGTTCATGTGCGGCATTTCGATATCGAGCGTGATGACGTCGGGATCGAGTTCGCGGATCAGCGCGCGCGCCTTGTGCGCGTCCTCGGCGGTGCCGATCACCTCGATCTCGCGGTCGCGCGTCAGCAGCGCCGTCAGCAGCGCGCGCATCGTCGGCGAATCATCGACGATCAAGCAGCGAATGCTCATGCCGCATCCTTCCGATAGACGGTCTGGCCGATCGCGCGCAGGCGACGGGCGGCCTCGCCACCGATCCGCTCGCTATGGCCGATATAGAGATAGCCGCCAGGCGCGAGCTGATCGACCAAACGCGCAACCAGCCGTTCGCGGGTCGGTTCGTCGAAATAGATCATCACGTTGCGGCAGAAGATGACGTCGAACCGGCCGCGCATCGGCCAGGCGTTGAGCAGGTTGAGCCGGCGATAGCGCACCATATCGCGCAGCATCGGCGCGACCGCCATCGTCCCGCCCGACACGCGCGTCCACGTGCGGCGCAGATCGTCCGGAATGTCCTGCGCCAGCG is drawn from Sphingomonas crocodyli and contains these coding sequences:
- a CDS encoding protein-glutamate methylesterase/protein-glutamine glutaminase yields the protein MSIRCLIVDDSPTMRALLTALLTRDREIEVIGTAEDAHKARALIRELDPDVITLDIEMPHMNGLDFLDRLMRLRPTPVVMCSTLTTKGAEATVRALELGAVDCFAKPEGRLQDVLALDDGKLAEMVKQAARSRRRLGLGRSMRATVQPASFQGDDRIVAIGASTGGVEALATLLSGFPANCPPTVVVQHMPGSFTKSFAGRLDSLCAPKVVEAADEMPLRPGHVYIAPGGTRHLMVRGGSSPHCRLVEASPVSGHRPSVDVLFRSVAQNMGDKAVGVILTGMGRDGASGLAEMREAGCRTIGQNEASCVVYGMPRAAAQIGAVEEEQSIDQIANRILALCSR